The genomic window GGATAAAGCTCGACCTGGGAGGTCAGGTCGATGGCGACGTCGCCGCGTGACACTTCGACCGGTTCGAGCGAAAATGCGGGCACCGCCACGGCGAAGAACGCGAGGATCGCGATAATCAGGGCCTGAAGCTTTCGGCAGAACCAGCCGGTGAGGGGGGACATTGGCATCGGTGGTCTTCAATTCCCTTTGCGGTCGTAGTCGTCTTTGAGCAGGGCAAAGAGATGATGGTCCTGCCATTCGCCGTTGATGCGCAGATATTTGTGCAAATACCCCTCCCTGGTGAAGCCGGCTTTTTGCAACAGCGAAGCGCTGCGTATATTGGTGGGGATACAGGCCGCCTCGATCCGGTGCAACCTCAACTCATCGAAGATATAGCGTATTACGAGTTGAAGTGCGGCGAACATATGGCCTTTGCCGGCATATTGTTCGCCCATCCAGTAGCCAAGCACGCATGTCTGCGCCACGCCGCGCCGGATCAGGCCGATCGTGATGCCGCCAATCAGCGTCTCGGGGTTGTTCAGAAAGATGAAAAGCTGGATGCCGGAGCCCGCATCGAATTCGAGCTTGACGCGGGCGATGCGCTTGCGAAAACCGCGCTCGGTCATATCGGAGGGGCTCCAGACCGGCTCCCACGGTTGCAGGAACGCGCGAGAGCGGGTTCGAAGCGTCTTCCATTCGCCGAAATCCGATGCCCGCGGCAGCCGCAGCAGATGGTCCGTGGATTGCAGTGCGAATCGGTGGCGCCGGCGCGCCCGGGGCGAAAGCAGCAACGCAACCACGTCTGTCACTCCGGCGGCCGGCTGCTTGAACCGCCGGATGCGCGCGCGAAGCCGTCCCGTGGTTCACGGCAAGCCGGCGCCGCCTTGCCGGCACGACCGGCTCTGCGGCCCTCTGGTCTACCCGGCCGCATTCACCGCCTGCTTGTGATTGAATGTGAGTCTGCCGGCGATATCCTCAAGCTGCGTCAGTTGCTCCAGCGGTCCGATCGCCGAAAGCGTCGGCGGCGCATCGTAGAAGGATCGGCCGGCAAGATCGGTCAGGCGGCGCGGCGTGATGCTTTCGATGCGCAGCATCATTTCCTCGTTGGGGATCGGCCGGCCCCAGAGCATCACCTGGCGGGCGATCTGTCCGGCGCGGGCGGCAGCGCTTTCCTGGCCCATCAGAAGCTGGGCCCGGATCTGCTGTCGCGCGCGTTCGATCTCGCTTTCGTCGAAATGATCGGCCGCGCGCTGCAATTCGTTCACGAGCACGGGCATCAGTTCGGGCAATTGCTCGCCGCCGGTTGCGGCATGGACCGCGAACACGCCCGAATCGGAAAAGCCCCAGTGGAAGGCATAGACCGAGTAGCACAGCCCCCTGATCTCGCGGACTTCCTGGAACAGGCGCGACGACATGCCGCCGCCGAGGATATTGGCGAGAATCTGCGAGCAGTAGAAATCCTGCGCGTGATAGGCCGGCCCCTCGAAGCCGAGGATGACCTGCGCATCCGAAAGCGTGCGGCTTTCGCGCACCTCACCGCCGGTATAGATCGCGGTTTCCATATGCGGCGGCGTTTCGGGTTTGCGCGGCAGCGCCGCGAAGCGCTCGTCCACCATCCGCACGAAGGCCTGATGATCGATCGCGCCGGTGGCGACGATGAAGATGCGGTCGGTGGTGTAGTTGCGGGCGAGATAGCGGCGGATATCGTCCGGCGTGAACGCCATCACCGTCTCCGGGGTGCCGAGGATCGGCCGCCCGATGGTCTGGTCGCGAAACGCCGCGCCCGCGAAATTGTCGAACACGACGTCGTCGGGAATGTCGCTGGCGGCGCCGATCTCCTGCATGATCACGTTCTTCTCGCGCGCCAGTTCATCTTCTTCGAAGGCCGAGCCGGTGAGAATATCGGCGAGGATATCGACGGCGAGCGGAACGTGATCCTTCAGCACGCGGGCGTAATAGGATGTTGTCTCGGTGGATGTCGCGGCGTTGACCTCACCGCCGACATTCTCGATCTCCTCGGCGATCTGGCGGGCGGTGCGGCGCTTTGTGCCCTTGAACGCCATGTGTTCCAGAAGATGGGCGATGCCGTGCTCGTTTTGCAACTCGTTGCGTGAACCCGACTTGATCCAGGTTCCGATCGCGACGCTTTCGATATGGGGCATGTTCTGGGTAACGACGGTCAACCCGGAAGAAAGCCGGGTGTACTCTACTGTCATGCGGTCCTGCTTTCGTTTTGATCAGTGCTCAACCTTGACGGAAGCCAGAACGAATAAAGGCCTCGATGGCATCCAGGTCGGGAGAAAGGACACTGAAACGCTCCTCCTTGTCCATCAGGCCAGCAAGCCATGAGGGAAGCGCCGGGTCAATACCGCTTGCCGATTTTACTGCGTCCGGGAACTTGGCGGGATGGGCGGTCGACAGCACCACCATCGGGTTTTCCGCGCGTTCGTGCTTTCTGGCGACGGCAACGGCGACGGCGGTGTGGGGGTCGATCAGCACGCCGGTTTCCCTGAGAGAACGTGCGATTTCGGCAGCCGCCCCGGCCTGATCCGTCCTTCCGGCGGCAAACAGCGCGCGGATCGCGACAAGCGTATCCCCCTCGATGTCGAAGGCGCCGGATTGCTTCAGGCTGGCCATGGCGCGGCGCACATAGGCGCTGTCGCGGCCGCTCGCCTCAAACAGCAGGCGTTCGAAATTGGACGAGATCTGGATATCCATCGACGGCGATGTGGTGGCCTCGACGCCGCGCATTTCATAGCGTCCGGTTTCGAGGGCGCGGGCGAGGATATCGTTCTCGTTGGTGGCGATCACCAGCCGGCCGACCGGAAGCCCCATCCTGGTGGCGACATAACCGGCGAAGATATCGCCGAAATTGCCGGTGGGGACGGTGAAGTCGAGGGCGCGGTCGGGTGCGCCGAGCGCGATGCCGGCGGTGAAATAATAGACCACCTGCGCCATGATCCGCGCCCAGTTGATCGAGTTGACGCCGGAAAGCTTCACCTCGTCGCGAAAGCCGCCATCGGCGAACATCGCCTTGACGAGGCTCTGGCAGTCATCGAAATGTCCTTCCACGGCGATCGCATGGACATTGTCGGCGCCAAGCGTGGTCATCTGCCGCTGCTGGACCGGCGAGACCTTGCCGTGTGGAAACAGGATGAAGATATCGGTGCGCGTGCTTGCCGAAAAGGCGTCGATCGCGGCCCCTCCGGTATCGCCCGATGTCGCGCCGACGATCGTGGCGCGCTGGCCTCGTTTTGCCAGCACATGATCCATCAGCCGGGCCAGCAGCTGCATCGCGACGTCCTTGAAGGCGAGCGTCGAGCCGTGGAACAGTTCGAGCGTGAAGCGGTTCGCCCCGCTCTGGACCAGCGGAACAACCGCCTCGTGGCGGAAGGTGGCGTAGGCCTCGTCGATCATCGTCTTCAGTTCGTCATCGGCGACTTCACCGTCGATGAACGGCTTGATGATGATAAAGGCGATCTCCTGATAGGATTTTCCGCGCAGCGCCCGGATGTCGTCAGCGGACATTTGCGGCCATTCGCGCGGCAGATAGAGCCCGCCGTCACGGGCAAGGCCCGCCAGGATCGCATCGGAAAAGCCGAGGACGGGCGCCTCGCCGCGAGTTGAAATATAGTCCACGCAAAGCCCCTTTGTGCTTGCCAGAATCCGGAAATTGTCTAGCTTGTGGCAGGCTTTGACCTTACCTGTTAAGACCGTTCTAATGGAGACGGGGGGCGGTCGACCAGACAATCTGTGTTGGCGCTGATATAAAGCAAAGCCGGAGGGCTTGAAAAGCCCTTGAGAGAGGAAAGGAAGTTTCGCCGTGTCATTTCGCAATACCCGCCGCGTGGCGGCCGTTCTTGCAATTTCGGGACTGGCGGCATGCTCGACGAGTACGCCCGAGCCGGAACCCGCTACCGCCCGACCGGTCACCCCGGGCATCAACCTGACTGCACTGACGAAGCTCTGCCCGAAGGTGATCCTCGATGACGAGGTCGCCTTCAAACGCATCTATTCGCCTGCCAATGCCGAGACGCCGGAAAATCTGGTCTATCAGGTCTCGCTCGGGGAATTCAGCCGCACCTGCGCGGCCGCGCCCACCGGCGACAAGCTGCTTGAGCAGATTTCGATCGCCGGCCGTCTCGTCGGCGGCCCGAAGGCCAGGTCCGGCACCTATCAGGTCCCGGTCCGCGTCGAAGTCGTCGATGGCGATGTCGCGGTTTACGAGCAGGTGATCAACCAGGAAATCACGATGCCGGCCGAAGGCATGTCGACCCAGTTCCTGTTCCGCGCCGACGATCTGCCGGTGCCGCTGACGGCAGGCCCGAACACCGCCGTCAGGGTCGGGATCGCCCGCTGAGCGGAGTTTGCGGTTCTCGGTGATGGAACAATAAAAAAAGCGGCGCAGAGGCCGCCTTCAGCTTTTTTGATAAATCCGCTTACCTATCCTGTGTCATCCTCGGGCTTGACCCGAGGATCCAGGCGGGATCGCACAGTCTCAAAAATACCATTCTGATCAACGGCCTCTGCAGTATGGATGCTCGGGTCAAGCCCGAGCATGACGCCTGTGGGGCGGCGGCGAGGTTCTCAAACTCTGAAACCGCGGCTTCATCAACAGCAAAAAAAAAGGCGGCTCTGAGGCCGCCTTTTTCGTGCTTTCAGTTTAGGCTTATCGCAGCCTTCCCGCCGCGTGGGCGAGCATGGTGTAGACCTTGCCGGTGTCCGACGTCAGGTAGGACTGGACCACGCTGCGGTCGCGGTTGTTGTGCATCACATCCGACAGCAGCTTTTCGAAATCGGCGATGTAGCGGTCGACGGAGGCGCGAAATTCGCGGTCGCCTTCATAGCGCGTCTTGATTTCGTCGAAGGTGCGCTGGCCCTTCAGCGTGTAGAGGCGGCGGCTGAAGATATCGCGCTCGCCCTGCTGATACCGTTGCCAGAGATCGGCCACGGTGTCGTGGTCGATTGCGCGGGCGATATCGACCGAGAGCGCGTTCAGGGTATCGGTGGCCGGGCGGCGTTCGGCCGCCTTGCGGCTTTCGCTCTGGCCGGCTTCCTCGCGGGCGGCGGCGCGCAGCAGGTCGCTGATCCAGCCTTCGCCGCCGGGCGCGCTGGAACCCGGCGTGCGGGTCACGGCCTGACGGGTGGGCTGCGCCGGCGCGGCGGCGGCCCTGGTCTCGCCGTTGCCGAAGTTGCGTTCGGTGGCGATGCTGCCGGCGGGCGGGGCCGAAAACGACGGCAGGCTGTCATTGCCGCGCGGCGCGGCGGCAGGCGCGGCGGTCTGTCGCGGCGCGGGTTGCGAAAGCTGGCTCCGCGAGGTCGAGACCAGCGTGGAGATATCCTGAAGCGCGCGGATCTGGTCCTCGACGGCCTTGCGCATGGCCTGCGCGCTTTCGCGGGCTTCCTCGGGCATCTCGTGAATGCCGCGCTTGACGGCTTCGCGGGTATCGTCAAGCTCGGCGCGGATCGCGGCTGCGGCCTGCTCGATCTCCCTGGTGGCGCCGGAGAAGCGCTTCGCGGCGTCCTCGACCGAGCCGCGCATGGTCTCGCCCACGCGCTGCGACATCGAATGGGCTTCCCGGCCGGTCTCGTCCATGGTCGAGGCGATCATGGCGGCGACCGCCTTCAGGCCGCGCTCGATTTCCTGTGAACGCTCGGCAAGCCCGTTGGACAGCAGGCCGAGCGCTTCCTGGCGTTCGCTGAGGGTGTTGGCGAGATTGGACTGGGCGGAGCCGATCAGGTTCGAGGCGCGGTCCAGGATGCCGGCATGGCCTTCGATCTGCTCGACCAGTTCGCGCACCGCGGCAAGCGAGGCGGAAGCGCTGCCGTCGAGCGCGTCGACCTTGTTGCCGAGCATGGTGCCGGCTGCCGACATCGAGGCAGCGGACCGTTCCGCCGTTTCGTTGATCCGGCTTGCGGTGGCGTTGAGGTTTTCGTCGACGGAAGACAGGCTTTCGGCCGCCTGGTTGACGACGCCGGCGAGAAGCTGATGGCTCTGGCCGAGATGGCGCACCAGCGCCTCGACATTGCCGGCGAGCGCATTGCTTTCATCGCGAAGCTGCCGGCTGGTGTCGTCGGCGGCCTGGCGGATTTCCTCTGCCGCAACGCGGCCGGTTTCGGCGTAGCGGGCGATCAGAGGCTGCGCCTTTTCATCGATCAGGGCATTGAGTTCGGCGGTGCGGCCGGCCAGCATCGAGTTGAGGTCGCGCGAGCGTTCGTCGAGCGCGGTGCCGACGGCTTCGCTGCGGGCGGCCAGCGCCCGGTCGGCGGCGCCGAGAATTTCCTGCAGCGACGCAATCTGCGCGCCGAGATTGTCGCGAAGCGCTGCGGCCTTTTCGGTCATGGTCCGCTCGGTATCGCCCATCGATCGCGAGATCGCGCCGGCGGCTTCGGAGATGCCGGCGTTCATCCGCTCGCTGCGTTCGGCAAGCAGGCTTTCGGCATCGCTCATCGTGGTCCGGATCGTGTCGACCTGGCTGTCGATCCGCGCGCTGGCGGCAGAAAGGATGTCGCTGACGCGGGTGCTGTTTTCCGATGCATTCTCGTTGGCGGCTCTGGCCTGCTCGGCAAGCGCATCCTGCAAGTGCCGGGCGCGCTCGAAGATCGCGTTGGCCGACAGTTCCATGCCCTCGCGGGCTGACGCGACCGTGCCCGTCACCTGCTCGGTGAAGGCGTTGCCGGCGGCTTCCAGCCTCTGGCGGGCCTCCTCGGCATTGCGGGTCATGTCGCCGGAGGCTTCCGCGACGGTGTCGCGCAGGCGGCCTGCCAGCTCGCCGGTGCGGCGGTCCATGGTCGTGTTGATGTTGCCGATGCCGTGATCGAGCGCCTGTTCGAGCCTGCCGAAGCGCTCCTCGATCTGGCCATGGCCCTGATCGAGGGCCCCGGCGATTCGTCCGTGGCTCTGTTCAAGAGAGCCGGCGATCTGGTCGTGGCCCTGTGCGAGGGTTCCGGCGATCCGGTCGTGGCTCTGTTCAAGGGTGCCTGCGATCTGACCGTGGCCTTGTTCGAGGGTCTCGGCGATCCGGCTGTGGCGGGCGTCCAGTGTCTCGCCGAGACGGTCGGCAGCGGAGAAAGAGGCGGATTCTATGCCGCGCGCCTTTTCGTCCAGCATGCTGTTAAGCCGCTCGTCAAGCTGTTCGCCGATGAGCGAGAACGTGTTTTCGTGGGTCAGAAGGGTTTCGTGGAGCCGTTCCGAAACCGCTCCGCCTGCCTGCTCCAGACGTTGGCCATTGGCTTCCAGCGTGCCGGAGATGCGCTCATGAAGCGCGTCGGCGGAGGCGCTGAGCTGGCCGCTGGCGTCATTGGCGGTGCGCTCGAAGGCCGAGCGCTGTTCGGCGAAGGTGTTTTCGAACCGGGTTCGCGCCGCGTCGGACGAGCGTTCGATCGCGGTGACGTGGTTTGTCAGCGCGTCGTCGAGCCGGCGTCCGGCTTCCTCGGTTACGCCCTCGATCCGGAAAGTGCCTTTCTCGACGGTCTCACCATGACGGTTGAGCGCCTCATTGAGCGTGCCGAAGGAGGATTCCACCCGCTCCGTCATCGTCTCGGCGGAGCGGGTGATGAGCCCGGCAGCCGTCGAGACCTTCTCGGCAATCGCGCCGGCCGAGCCGCGCAGGCGGTCCTCCAGCGTGACGCCGGCCTTGTCGATGGTGTTGCGCAGTGCTTCCTGCCGGCCTTCAAGCGTCATCTCCAGCAGGCTGGTGGAGGCGGCGATCGATGCGGAGATATTGGTGGTCTGGTCGGTAAGGGTCTCGTTGACCTGCGCGCTTGCCTGATCGAAGGCGCGCTGGATCTCGCCGGCGCTTTCGCGCAGCGTGTCCTCGAGATGGGTCTGACCCTCGCGATAGGCATCGCGGATCCCGGATTCGCGGACGCTGAAGGTTTCCGCGATCCGGCTGTCGATTTCGCTGATACGACCGTCAAGCGCGCTGGTCTGGTCGGTAATCGCCGATTGCAGGCGGCTCGCCACGTCCTGATAGGCGCCGGCAAGACGGCTCTGACCGGCATTGAGCGCCGCGGCAAGACGCTCGGTATTCGATTCGATCGTCTGGCCGAAGGTTTCCTCGCTGGTCGAAAGCGTCGTCGCCAGCATGATGGCATGGTCGGTGAAGCGTTCGTCGAGCCGGTTGCCGGCTTCGCTCAATGTCGCCGCGATGCTGCTTTCGCGATCGCCCAGACCGTGGGCGAGGCGGTCGAAATGCTGGTCGAGCCGCTCGGTCGCGCCGGCGACGGCCGCGGAAATGCCTGCCTCGCCGGCGCCGAGCCGGTCGGTGAAGCGTTCGAACTGGCTGCCGATCTCGCCGGTTGCCTGTTCCAGCGCCTTGCCCAGCCGGCCCTGTCCGGCGCCGAGCGTCTCTTCAAGGCGCGCGGAATGCGTGTCCAGCGTCTGCGCGAAGGTTTCTTCGCTCGTCGAAAGCGCGGTCGCGAGCATGATGGTCTGGTCGTTCAGCGTGTCGCTCAGGCGCTCCGATGCGGCGGAAAGCGACGCGGCTATCCCCGTCTCGCTGTCGCCGATCTGGGCATTGAAGCTTGCGAGGCGTTCTTCCAGCCTGCCGGCGGCGGCGTTAAGCGTGCCGTCGAGTTGGTTCTGACCGGCTCCGAGCGTTTCTTCCAGCCGCGCGGAATGGGTGTCCAGCGTCTGCGCGAAGGACTCTTCGCTCGCCGAAAGCGCGGTGGTGAGCATGATGGCCTGGTCGTTCAGCGTTTCGCTCAGGCGCTCCGATGCGGCGGAAAGCGACGCGGTGATCCCGGTTTCGCTGTCGCCGATCTGGGCGTTGAAGCGGGCGAGGCGTTCTTCCAGCCTGTCAGCCGCCGTGTTGAGCGTGCCGTCCAGTTGCTCCCGGCTGAGGCGGATCGTGTCATCGAGCCTGCCGGCCTGGTTTTCGAGCGTCAGGCCGAACGTGGCCTCGCTCGCCGAAAGCGTCGTGGCGAGCTCCAACTGGTGCTCGTCCAGATGTTCCTTGAGGCGGCGCGAGGCGTTTTCGAGCGTTGCTGCGATACCGGTCTCGCCGTTGCCGACCTGGGTATTGAAACGTTCGAGCTGGGCGTCGAGGCGCTCCGAAACTCCGGAGAGCGTACCGCTCAGGCGTTCATTGCCCGCGCGCATGCTGTCTTCGACCTTGGTCGAATGGGACTCGAGCGTCTGGGCGAGGCTTTCTTCGCTCATCGAAAGTGTGGTGGTCAGCATGATCGCCTGATCGTTCATGCGCTCGCCGAGCCGCTCGGCGGCATCGCTCAGCGAGGCGGCGATATTGGCCTCGCCGCCGGCAAGCTGCTGGTTGAGGCGGGCGATATTGCCTTCCAGGCGGTTGCCGGCTTCGTCGAAGACCTGATCGAGGCGTTCATGCTCGGCGCTGATCTTGCTGCCAAGCTCGCGGCCGCGGCTTTCGAGCGTCTGGTCGAGGGCCTCGACATTGGCCGACAGGGCGGCGGCAAGCGCCTGGGTCTCGTCGCTCATGCGCTCCTGAAGCCGCTCGGATGCGGTCTCCAGCATGTTGCCGATGGTGGATTCGCCCTCGGAAAGCGAGCGCGAAACACGCTCGACGCCGCCATTGAGCCGGTCTTCCAGAGCGTTGCCGCTGGCTTCGAGCGCGCCGGTGAAGGTCTCCATCCGGCTGTCGATGCTGCTGCCGAGCCTTGTCAGCGTGGCTTCGAGGCGCTGATCGACATACTGGCTGCGTTCGTCGAACCGGCTTGCGGCCTCGGCGTTGGCATCGTTGAGTTTCTGGGTGAAGCGGGCCTCGGTCTCGGTGATGGTCTCCGTCAGGCCGCCGACCACGCGCTCCAGCGCCGCGTTCATCGCGGTTTCGCTGTTTTCCGCGACGTCGCGGAGCCTGGCGGTGCGCTCGGACAGGATTTCGTCAAGCTTGGCGCCGCGCTCGCTGAGCGCCGCCGTGAGACGTTCCGTGTCTTCGTTCAGAGCGGTGGCGCTGGTGTGGAAGTCGCTGATCAGCGAACGGCCGCGCTCGTCGAAGCGGCTGGAAAGGTCGTTGAAGCGGTCATCGAAGAGCTCGCTCAACTGGCCGTAGCTGTGATCGAAAGCGTCGCGCAGCGTGGCCGAGCGTTCTTCCAGCAGGTCGCCGAGAGACTCGGCCGCACGGCTTGTATTCTCGCTCAGGGTCGCCGCGCGGGTCTCGAGCATCTTGGCGACGCCGTCGCCGGCTGTGCCGACCGTGCGGGTAAGCTCCTCCATCACCTGGGCGATGTCGGCCTTCATCTGGTCGTTGGTGCCAAGCAGGGAAGTGCGGATGCGGGCGGCGTGGTTGACCACGGCCTCGCGCTCGGCCGTCAGTTCCTGCACCAGATTGCGGATCCGCATTTCATTTTCGGCATAGCTGCGCTCAAGCGCATTGACTTCGGAATGGACGAGATTTTCCAGTTCAGAGGCGCGCGCGATGGTGCGCTCGATGCCTTCATTCATGGCATAGACTTCGCGCCGCACCGCCTGACCGACATTGCGGACCTGCTGGGCGGCGTTTTCGTCCGGATCGGAAAGTCTGAGCGCCACCTCCGCCATCGAACGGGCGGCCTCCTGCATGTCGCGGGCGCGGGCGAGCATCAGGTTGAAGGCGTAGAACACGAAGATCGGCGCGACCGTCAGGGCAGCGGCAAGGCCGATGCCGTCGATCGAGAGAATATCGGCGAAGGAACGGGCCCGGAAGATCTCCGAGCCGAAGGCGACCAGCGTACCGCCGATGCCGAGCGCCAGCCAGCCGGCGGACATGATTGTCGAATTGCGCAGCGCCTTGACCGTGGAGCGGCGCTCGAAGGAGCGCAGCACCCGCTGGGTCGAGGTGATGCCGGGATCGTTTGCGGGGCGGAATTCAGGGGATTTCGGCCGGGCGGCGGTGGCGCGCTCGCCTTGTTCCGGGGGCTGCGTACGCTGCTGGCGCTGTGACGGCGCGCTCAGCCGCGGGGCTTTCTTCTTGTCCGCGCCGGCTTCCCCGGAAGGGTCGTCGCTCGCCACATCGGATGCAAGCGCGTCCTCCAGTGCATGGAGTGCCTGATCGTCGAGCGAAGAGCCGCCAGTTTGGTTCGCCATAATACGCCTCGCAACACACGGGCGGTCTTGCCTGGAGGCGAAAACCGGCCCGATTACTCAATTTCAATCCCGGACCAGGCGGCCATTCCGACCGGCCTGGTTCGGCACACATTCGTGAAATAGCGTCCAGATGCCTTTTCCAACGGGGTCTTTTACATATCCAAAAGGCCGTTAAACCCGGGCAAATGTCTTCTATTTCAAAGGATTATCCCCGCCTTTTAATCGCACATTCGCCAAACGCACACAACAACGTGAAAGTCTTCTCCGTATACGTCCCCATGATCGGTTGCGGCGAATAGCGTTTCATGACGGCAAAAACCGATCAAATTCCGATGTTTAGCAAATATTAACCATAATGCGCCTTTTCTGAGGCTTTCACAAAACCAAAACACGCGAACTTCACGGCGGCGTTCTGTCATCCCATATGGGCTCATATGAAAAGCGGCGATATTGACTGCCCCGCGCATATGTCTCAATTAGCGCTGAACGCTTCTCCCGAAAAGACCAAGGCCCCGCTAATGCTCAAACTGAAATTCATCGGTAATGACGATACCGAATATAACCTCGAGGTGCAGGACGGTTCGACCGTGATGGAAAATGCGGTCCGCAACGGCGTACCCGGCATCGAGGCGGAATGCGGCGGCGCATGCGCCTGCGCCACCTGTCACGTCTATGTCGACGAAGCCTGGACCGAGAAGGTCGGCGAGCCTGAGCCGATGGAAGAAGACATGCTCGACTTCGCAATCGATGTGCGCGCCAATTCAAGGCTCTCCTGTCAGATCACCATGTCGGCCGAACTTGATGGCCTGACAGTGCGCGTGCCCGACAGCCAGGGCTGAACGCGGCAGGGCCGGGACGGCCCCGGGGAACATCATGATCGAAGCTTCCGCCAGCATCTTTCTGCCGCGCCATCTTGGATGCGCGCATGGGCGGTCCCTGACGCTCGGGCCTGCCGGCGCGCTGATGGCGATCGTCAATGTGACGCCCGATTCGTTTTCCGATGGCGGACAGTTCGAAAATACCGAGGCGGCGGTCGCCTTCGGGCTTCAGGCCGTGGCGGCGGGGGCGGCGGTCCTCGATATCGGCGGGCAGTCGACGCGGCCGGGCGCTGCCGATGTTGCGCCGGCCGAGGAGCAGGATCGCGTCCTTCCGGTGATCGAGGCACTGGCTGCGAGAACCGATGCGCTGATCTCCATCGACACCTATCACGCCGAAACCGCGCGGCTTGCGGTGGCGGCGGGCGCCCACATCGTCAACGACATTTCCGGCGGCACGGCCGAGCCGGAGATACTGGCGGTGACGGCAACGAGCGGTGCTGCCTATTGCCTGATGCACACAAGCCGCAGGCCGGACATGGTCTCCGATCCGATGGCGGATCAGTTCGCCTTTCTCGAAAAGGCGCTTGGCGCGGCGCGCGCGGCGGGGCTTGCCGACGATCGGCTGGTCATCGATCCCGGTTTCGGCTTCGGCAAGGACAGCGACGACAATCTCGCAATCATGACGCATCTGGAGCGGCTGCATACGCTTGGCCTGCCGCTCCTGATCGGAACCTCGCGCAAGCGGTTCGTCGCGGCCCTTGCCGGCGCTGACGACAATCTTTCCCGCGATTTCGC from Martelella sp. NC20 includes these protein-coding regions:
- a CDS encoding GNAT family N-acetyltransferase, encoding MLLSPRARRRHRFALQSTDHLLRLPRASDFGEWKTLRTRSRAFLQPWEPVWSPSDMTERGFRKRIARVKLEFDAGSGIQLFIFLNNPETLIGGITIGLIRRGVAQTCVLGYWMGEQYAGKGHMFAALQLVIRYIFDELRLHRIEAACIPTNIRSASLLQKAGFTREGYLHKYLRINGEWQDHHLFALLKDDYDRKGN
- a CDS encoding M16 family metallopeptidase, whose product is MTVEYTRLSSGLTVVTQNMPHIESVAIGTWIKSGSRNELQNEHGIAHLLEHMAFKGTKRRTARQIAEEIENVGGEVNAATSTETTSYYARVLKDHVPLAVDILADILTGSAFEEDELAREKNVIMQEIGAASDIPDDVVFDNFAGAAFRDQTIGRPILGTPETVMAFTPDDIRRYLARNYTTDRIFIVATGAIDHQAFVRMVDERFAALPRKPETPPHMETAIYTGGEVRESRTLSDAQVILGFEGPAYHAQDFYCSQILANILGGGMSSRLFQEVREIRGLCYSVYAFHWGFSDSGVFAVHAATGGEQLPELMPVLVNELQRAADHFDESEIERARQQIRAQLLMGQESAAARAGQIARQVMLWGRPIPNEEMMLRIESITPRRLTDLAGRSFYDAPPTLSAIGPLEQLTQLEDIAGRLTFNHKQAVNAAG
- the thrC gene encoding threonine synthase, whose translation is MDYISTRGEAPVLGFSDAILAGLARDGGLYLPREWPQMSADDIRALRGKSYQEIAFIIIKPFIDGEVADDELKTMIDEAYATFRHEAVVPLVQSGANRFTLELFHGSTLAFKDVAMQLLARLMDHVLAKRGQRATIVGATSGDTGGAAIDAFSASTRTDIFILFPHGKVSPVQQRQMTTLGADNVHAIAVEGHFDDCQSLVKAMFADGGFRDEVKLSGVNSINWARIMAQVVYYFTAGIALGAPDRALDFTVPTGNFGDIFAGYVATRMGLPVGRLVIATNENDILARALETGRYEMRGVEATTSPSMDIQISSNFERLLFEASGRDSAYVRRAMASLKQSGAFDIEGDTLVAIRALFAAGRTDQAGAAAEIARSLRETGVLIDPHTAVAVAVARKHERAENPMVVLSTAHPAKFPDAVKSASGIDPALPSWLAGLMDKEERFSVLSPDLDAIEAFIRSGFRQG
- a CDS encoding apolipoprotein A-IV repeat region-like domain-containing protein; translation: MANQTGGSSLDDQALHALEDALASDVASDDPSGEAGADKKKAPRLSAPSQRQQRTQPPEQGERATAARPKSPEFRPANDPGITSTQRVLRSFERRSTVKALRNSTIMSAGWLALGIGGTLVAFGSEIFRARSFADILSIDGIGLAAALTVAPIFVFYAFNLMLARARDMQEAARSMAEVALRLSDPDENAAQQVRNVGQAVRREVYAMNEGIERTIARASELENLVHSEVNALERSYAENEMRIRNLVQELTAEREAVVNHAARIRTSLLGTNDQMKADIAQVMEELTRTVGTAGDGVAKMLETRAATLSENTSRAAESLGDLLEERSATLRDAFDHSYGQLSELFDDRFNDLSSRFDERGRSLISDFHTSATALNEDTERLTAALSERGAKLDEILSERTARLRDVAENSETAMNAALERVVGGLTETITETEARFTQKLNDANAEAASRFDERSQYVDQRLEATLTRLGSSIDSRMETFTGALEASGNALEDRLNGGVERVSRSLSEGESTIGNMLETASERLQERMSDETQALAAALSANVEALDQTLESRGRELGSKISAEHERLDQVFDEAGNRLEGNIARLNQQLAGGEANIAASLSDAAERLGERMNDQAIMLTTTLSMSEESLAQTLESHSTKVEDSMRAGNERLSGTLSGVSERLDAQLERFNTQVGNGETGIAATLENASRRLKEHLDEHQLELATTLSASEATFGLTLENQAGRLDDTIRLSREQLDGTLNTAADRLEERLARFNAQIGDSETGITASLSAASERLSETLNDQAIMLTTALSASEESFAQTLDTHSARLEETLGAGQNQLDGTLNAAAGRLEERLASFNAQIGDSETGIAASLSAASERLSDTLNDQTIMLATALSTSEETFAQTLDTHSARLEETLGAGQGRLGKALEQATGEIGSQFERFTDRLGAGEAGISAAVAGATERLDQHFDRLAHGLGDRESSIAATLSEAGNRLDERFTDHAIMLATTLSTSEETFGQTIESNTERLAAALNAGQSRLAGAYQDVASRLQSAITDQTSALDGRISEIDSRIAETFSVRESGIRDAYREGQTHLEDTLRESAGEIQRAFDQASAQVNETLTDQTTNISASIAASTSLLEMTLEGRQEALRNTIDKAGVTLEDRLRGSAGAIAEKVSTAAGLITRSAETMTERVESSFGTLNEALNRHGETVEKGTFRIEGVTEEAGRRLDDALTNHVTAIERSSDAARTRFENTFAEQRSAFERTANDASGQLSASADALHERISGTLEANGQRLEQAGGAVSERLHETLLTHENTFSLIGEQLDERLNSMLDEKARGIESASFSAADRLGETLDARHSRIAETLEQGHGQIAGTLEQSHDRIAGTLAQGHDQIAGSLEQSHGRIAGALDQGHGQIEERFGRLEQALDHGIGNINTTMDRRTGELAGRLRDTVAEASGDMTRNAEEARQRLEAAGNAFTEQVTGTVASAREGMELSANAIFERARHLQDALAEQARAANENASENSTRVSDILSAASARIDSQVDTIRTTMSDAESLLAERSERMNAGISEAAGAISRSMGDTERTMTEKAAALRDNLGAQIASLQEILGAADRALAARSEAVGTALDERSRDLNSMLAGRTAELNALIDEKAQPLIARYAETGRVAAEEIRQAADDTSRQLRDESNALAGNVEALVRHLGQSHQLLAGVVNQAAESLSSVDENLNATASRINETAERSAASMSAAGTMLGNKVDALDGSASASLAAVRELVEQIEGHAGILDRASNLIGSAQSNLANTLSERQEALGLLSNGLAERSQEIERGLKAVAAMIASTMDETGREAHSMSQRVGETMRGSVEDAAKRFSGATREIEQAAAAIRAELDDTREAVKRGIHEMPEEARESAQAMRKAVEDQIRALQDISTLVSTSRSQLSQPAPRQTAAPAAAPRGNDSLPSFSAPPAGSIATERNFGNGETRAAAAPAQPTRQAVTRTPGSSAPGGEGWISDLLRAAAREEAGQSESRKAAERRPATDTLNALSVDIARAIDHDTVADLWQRYQQGERDIFSRRLYTLKGQRTFDEIKTRYEGDREFRASVDRYIADFEKLLSDVMHNNRDRSVVQSYLTSDTGKVYTMLAHAAGRLR